From Panicum hallii strain FIL2 chromosome 2, PHallii_v3.1, whole genome shotgun sequence, a single genomic window includes:
- the LOC112882492 gene encoding galactoside 2-alpha-L-fucosyltransferase-like, which yields MDVEMSSGAAGAVPKLEHPPGAREARRRRVLLVAGLVALPLLAFFVLGRESASTVWEIASAKLTGMDDDAAGNATSGGADELLGGLLAPGMDRRSCRSRYETWRYYKHFPYAPSPHLLRKLRAYEARHRRCAPGTPLYARSVERLRSGRSGAGEAEECRYVVWLPFDGLGNRMLSMVSGFLYALLTSRVLLVALPPDSADLFCEPFPGTTWLLPLEDFPVANLFGLGHNPEQSYTRLLHRKKIVVDDPLSNATAAPVPAYVYLSLGYQLTDRIFFCGEHQLALGRVNWLLLYSDLYFVPSLYPIAGFGDELRRLFPARESASHLLLRYLLHPTNPVWGLVTRYYHAYLAPATRRIGVQVRMFGFASVPVDDMYNQILACSRQERILPEIDADGDAAAGTGSKTSTAILIASLYPDYYERLRARYYEHAAAKGGGGAWVGVFQPTHEERQATESLAHNQRALAEVYLLSFSEALLTSGLSTFGYVSSSLAGVRPAILLTAFRHKVPATPCRRAVSMEPCNLTPPRGVECRRSEAADDGGDVARHVRVCEDFHDGVKLFD from the coding sequence ATGGACGTGGAGATGAGCAGTGGTGCCGCTGGAGCCGTGCCAAAGCTGGAGCATCCGCCGGGGGCAAGGGAGGCGAGGCGCCGCCGGGTGCTGCTCGTCGCCGGCCTGGTGGCGCTGCCGCTCCTCGCGTTCTTCGTCCTCGGCCGGGAGAGCGCGTCGACGGTCTGGGAGATCGCGAGCGCCAAGCTCACCGGCATGGATGACGACGCCGCCGGTAATGCAACCAGTGGAGGAgccgacgagctcctcggcGGGCTGCTGGCGCCGGGCATGGACCGCCGGTCGTGCCGGAGCCGGTACGAGACGTGGCGGTACTACAAGCACTTCCCCTACGCGCCGTCGCCGCACCTCCTGCGCAAGCTCCGCGCCTACGAGGCCCGCCACAGGCGGTGCGCCCCCGGCACGCCGCTCTACGCCAGGTCCGTCGAGCGGCTCCGGTCCGGCcgcagcggcgccggcgaggccgAGGAGTGCAGGTACGTCGTCTGGCTCCCCTTCGACGGCCTCGGCAACCGCATGCTCTCCATGGTCAGCGGCTTCCTCTACGCGCTCCTCACCAGCCGCGTCCTCCTCGTCGCGCTGCCCCCGGACTCCGCCGACCTCTTCTGCGAACCGTTCCCGGGAACGACGTGGCTGCTCCCGCTGGAGGACTTCCCCGTCGCCAACCTCTTCGGGCTCGGGCACAACCCCGAGCAGTCGTACACGCGCCTCCTCCACAGGAAGAAGATCGTCGTGGACGACCCGTTGAGCAACGCGACGGCGGCGCCCGTGCCGGCGTACGTGTACCTGAGCCTGGGGTACCAGCTGACTGACAGGATCTTCTTCTGCGGCGAGCACCAGCTCGCGCTCGGCAGGGTGAACTGGCTGCTGCTGTACAGCGACCTCTACTTCGTGCCGTCGCTGTACCCGATCGCCGGGTTCGGGGACGAGCTCCGGCGGCTGTTCCCGGCCAGGGAGAGCGCGTCCCACCTCCTGCTCCGGTACCTGCTCCACCCGACGAACCCCGTGTGGGGCCTGGTCACCAGGTACTACCACGCATACCTGGCTCCGGCGACGCGGAGGATCGGCGTGCAGGTCAGGATGTTCGGCTTCGCCTCAGTCCCCGTCGACGACATGTACAACCAGATCCTCGCGTGCTCCCGGCAGGAGCGCATACTGCCGGAGATCGACGCCGACGGCGACGCGGCGGCTGGCACCGGCAGCAAGACCTCCACGGCGATCCTGATCGCGTCGCTGTACCCCGACTACTACGAGCGGCTGAGGGCGAGGTACTACGAGCACGCGGCggcgaagggcggcggcggcgcgtgggtgGGCGTGTTCCAGCCGACGCACGAGGAGCGGCAGGCGACGGAGAGCCTGGCGCACAACCAGAGGGCGCTGGCGGAGGTCTACCTGCTGAGCTTCTCCGAGGCGCTGCTCACCTCCGGGCTGTCCACGTTCGGGTACGTGAGCAGCAgcctcgccggcgtgcgcccgGCGATCCTGCTCACCGCGTTCCGCCACAAGGTCCCCGCGACGCCGTGCCGGCGGGCCGTGTCCATGGAGCCGTGCAACCTCACGCCGCCCCGGGGCGTGGAGTGCCGGCGGAGCGAGGCCGCGGACGACGGGGGCGACGTGGCCCGGCACGTCAGGGTCTGCGAGGACTTTCACGACGGGGTGAAGCTGTTTGActag